Below is a genomic region from Mycolicibacter hiberniae.
CGAGGGTCTTGGTGACGACCTCGCCCAAACCGCCGTTGGCGCCGGTCACCACGAAGGTGCGGCCGGACTGGTCCGTAGTGTCCGCGATTGAGAAAGACATGCCGGTCACGCTACCTGCCCGGCCTGCTCGCCGGAGGCCGCCGTGTGGTCGGTGACCAGCACCGCGCCGCGGTGGGTGATCACCTGCACCCGGCCGGCGCTCTCGGTTTCCAGGTAGCCGCGGCGCAACCGCGCGCGGATACCGCTGGCTATCCCGGGAATTGCGACGTGCACCGACCGCCGGGGCGCTTCGTGCAGCACCGCGACCGGCGGGTAGCGCAGGGTGCGGCGCAGTTGGCGGTCGGTGAGAGCGGAAAAGATCTGGGTGGTGCGAATGGTGCCGTCGATGGCCCACTCCAGGTTGGCGTCCAGTGCGCGGACCCGCTCAGCGGAATGCGGCGACGGAGGCGGGGTCAGCAACCTGATCAACGGCAGCGGGTGCCGCTGATCGAGCGCGGTGTCCCGTGCCGTCCAGCCCCGGGCGTCGCGCAGCGAACGCAGCGCTCCCCGTTCGACCAGTTCGGCAACGACATCCGCCGCTCCGTGCCGGGCGGCCTGATGCAGCGGCGTGATCCACTCGGGACTGCCGGGGCGCCACTGATTGACGTTGAGCGCCGGAACGGCGTCGAGCAGATCGAACAGGGCCGGCCAGTCGCCGGCGTCGGCGGCATCGGCCATCTTGTGCCCGGCTGCGCTGACCTCCTCCGGCAGCAGAGAAGGGTCCAACACGCCGGGCCAATCTAAAGGGGGTTCGTCCATGCGCCCAACCGTATCGAGGGGGTCTGACAAGTTCGGTTGGACGCGGTTGTGCGCCAAGTCTTGTCGGGCGTGCGAGGCACTGCGCGCCGTCGTTGCGGGTGTTCGGCGAAACGACTTGTCGGTGGTCGGGCGTACGGTCGTCTGGCAGGCAATTTCCTACGTGCTCTTGGACAATCGAAAGGAATCGATGTCGGAATCCGGTGAGGATCCATCTGCGGTCACTCGAATCATCCTGCTCGGGGATCGAGCGACCGTTGAGCTTCATGCCGAGCTGGCCGCCGATGCGGCCACGAAGAACT
It encodes:
- a CDS encoding ankyrin repeat domain-containing protein gives rise to the protein MLDPSLLPEEVSAAGHKMADAADAGDWPALFDLLDAVPALNVNQWRPGSPEWITPLHQAARHGAADVVAELVERGALRSLRDARGWTARDTALDQRHPLPLIRLLTPPPSPHSAERVRALDANLEWAIDGTIRTTQIFSALTDRQLRRTLRYPPVAVLHEAPRRSVHVAIPGIASGIRARLRRGYLETESAGRVQVITHRGAVLVTDHTAASGEQAGQVA